From the Syntrophorhabdaceae bacterium genome, one window contains:
- a CDS encoding MFS transporter produces the protein MKKLSAGETNHYRWWVLVTVSIVSFTVSLDNSILAACLPRLAQVFHTDPLTIGWLTIAFLITSQSLMLSLSRIGDARGRKMVYMVSLALYTLGLACCSLSQGIGQLIAARAMQGIGAATIFSLSMAIGVAVFPAEERGRTLGILASVYSVGLVAGPVFGGFLLDLIGWRAVFYSRIPIALCGLAMTWMIIKEQKSEDAHFRFDAHGTIGLFGLLSCLTLCLTFGSKRGFGTTSVLVLAILSVLFVFYFLRAEMRAEQPVIDIKIFRERLFAAATLTNMVYAVSSSMAIFLIPFFLMEGLRSSGSLVGVFMGLMAAPVVLIAPVSGKLSDKIGSRFLSALGVFINCVGLFYLSRMGAGCTLIALGVGVILVGSGMGIFQPPNNSLIVGSVPAHMLGTASAVALTARQIGVSLGITIAGAVFTGNQAYQATRLMEKGFDVLSAKILGVTASFSEALILGAAIGVIGIFTSLVRKSRS, from the coding sequence ATGAAAAAACTATCTGCCGGCGAAACGAATCATTATAGGTGGTGGGTGCTGGTCACGGTTTCCATTGTGAGCTTCACCGTGTCTCTGGACAACAGTATACTTGCAGCCTGTCTTCCGCGCCTGGCCCAGGTTTTTCACACAGACCCGCTTACCATAGGATGGCTCACCATAGCGTTTCTCATCACGAGCCAGAGTCTCATGCTTTCCCTCTCGAGAATAGGCGATGCGAGAGGACGTAAAATGGTCTACATGGTCAGTCTGGCCCTCTATACACTGGGGCTCGCGTGCTGTTCCCTGTCGCAGGGTATCGGTCAGCTTATAGCGGCGCGCGCCATGCAAGGCATCGGGGCGGCAACGATCTTTTCGCTGAGTATGGCGATCGGTGTGGCCGTTTTTCCCGCAGAAGAACGCGGCAGGACTCTCGGCATATTGGCGAGCGTCTATTCTGTCGGGCTCGTGGCCGGTCCTGTGTTTGGTGGGTTCCTCCTCGATCTTATCGGCTGGCGTGCTGTATTCTATTCCCGAATACCCATTGCGTTATGTGGACTGGCCATGACATGGATGATCATTAAAGAACAGAAGAGTGAAGATGCGCACTTTAGGTTCGACGCGCACGGCACCATAGGTCTTTTCGGTTTGCTCTCGTGTCTCACCCTTTGCCTCACGTTCGGGAGCAAGCGGGGGTTCGGAACCACCTCGGTACTCGTCTTAGCTATTCTGTCCGTGCTTTTTGTTTTCTACTTTTTGCGTGCCGAGATGAGGGCGGAGCAGCCCGTTATCGATATTAAAATCTTTAGAGAGCGGCTGTTTGCGGCGGCCACGCTCACCAATATGGTCTACGCGGTGAGCTCTTCCATGGCAATCTTTCTTATTCCTTTTTTTCTCATGGAAGGGCTAAGATCATCGGGTTCCCTGGTGGGCGTGTTCATGGGACTGATGGCCGCGCCTGTCGTGCTTATTGCGCCGGTGAGCGGGAAGTTGTCCGACAAGATAGGATCGAGATTTCTGTCCGCGCTTGGTGTATTCATCAATTGTGTGGGGCTCTTCTATTTAAGCCGCATGGGTGCGGGCTGCACGCTCATCGCCCTTGGGGTGGGAGTTATCCTTGTGGGAAGTGGTATGGGAATCTTTCAACCCCCTAACAACAGCCTTATCGTCGGCTCGGTCCCTGCCCATATGCTCGGGACCGCTTCTGCTGTTGCTTTGACGGCAAGGCAAATAGGGGTTTCGCTGGGGATCACCATAGCGGGAGCGGTCTTCACCGGTAATCAGGCATATCAGGCTACGCGCCTCATGGAAAAAGGCTTTGATGTGTTGTCAGCAAAAATACTGGGTGTCACAGCCAGCTTCAGTGAGGCCCTTATACTGGGCGCCGCTATCGGCGTTATCGGCATCTTCACGAGCCTCGTCCGAAAATCCCGATCATAA